CTTAACAAGTAAGATGACTAATGTTAGATTAAACAACTCGAGTTATCTTCCAACGCTACAGCCTTTGAGTTTATAAAGCCTCATGAGACAATATTCTATAGAAGCTCATTGACATAAAAAATTTCTTAGAATTTCCAAACCCAAAGTATACTAAGATATTTTCCTCTGTTAGCACCAAAATTTATAACGCACGTTGCACAATTAGATAGCTAAATGGTAGCAAGTGCTCACTATTCATATACATCTAAAATAATGAGATTTTAATACTAATAATTGTTCTAATAACCCATAATAGAGTCAAATAGAGAATAAGTATAATTTTTGTGATAGAACACTATGGTATTGCTTGACCCATGTAACTAACCCTAATTAATGGGACAAGGTTAGttatattgttgttattgttgatttcataCAGTTGCATAAAGAATCCAATGGTCATAGTACACAACAGAAGAAAAGATGCAGATCACTTATTCTTCATATCAAATTACAACAATTATTAATGCAGCTTAAGTTCTAGTTTTACCATAGATGATATTTAAGCTAAAAGAAACACTAAGGATAGTGCAATAAGACAAAATGCAAAAGGTCTAACAAGATGAAATGAAATATCAATAAGAGTAAAACACgaagaacaacaaaaataaaaagcaaggccATAACATGTGACAGCAGAGCATATATACAAGCAGAAAAATAGTAGACAAGGTACAAAATTTGTGAATTTAACTTGTTTAAGAGAGAAAATCACACAAGAATCATCAAAGCAAatattaaggaaaaaaaaaatgtacCCCATGCTCTAAATTCTCCAACAAGTACCTGTGAAATGATTGAATTCAACAAGGATGTTTCCTTTAGCATCAATTCTTTAATTTCCAAAAGAGCATTGTAGGTAGCATAGTATTTACGGGTTTGTCGATGTTTTCCCTGTACATTGCAAATACCATACAATCAAGAACAATTAGAACTAGCGCATATATGATTGGATAGGtaacaaatgaaaaaaattacTCTCCCAATAAGAGTTTAATATCAAAAGAATCTATGAACCTGGATTTGAGCATACAGTTCTGAGAGCCGGCGTTCATACCTGCACCAAGCCACCAACATGAAGAGACATcaagtaaataatatattttgaggaACTAGTTTCGACATTCTCATGTAGCCAATCCTATCAACATGCATGGAATTACTTACCCACACTCAATCTCTACAGTTAATGTCTTTATCATCTTATTTTGTATTACATGCACATAAATAGCAGGGAGATAATTCCAAcatgaataaatatatttttgagaCTACCAGGCTTAGTTTAAATGATTGATGCAAACATTGTGATCTAATAAGAACGAAaagaagaataatacaaaacaaTTTTTCATTGAATTGTAACCATTGTGATCTCTTTTATGTCCTGGAAAGAAACCTTCCTAAGTAGTTTTGGAAACAAGAAAACCAGGAAAATATTAAACATCATTCAGCAAATAGCCAAATACTTCTACAATGACAATGgagataatctaaaaaattaaaaggtGAAACTGTGAATGAACACGCATACTGGTTGATCTCTGACTGGCATGGTAGGTCATCGATCTGTCGTCTCATTGCCAGAATATCCCTCAGCCTAGCAGCAAGTTGCTAACAGAAAGGAACACGGAGTTTATGTTAATTGGAAGAGGGGCACAAGCAAGGATGTCACAAAACCAAGAATCAAAACAATCAGGAAGCAGGTCCACGTGCAAAAAGTAGTTTACCTTTTTCTCCAAATGAACTTTTTCATGTAATTCACTTATAGAATGATGTAGCCCATCCGAGAGGCTCTTGCTATCACAATCATTGGTTATTTTTGCCTCTAACTCATTGATCTCAGCTAGAAGTTCTGAATGTTCAGAATCACAATTAGACTGAAAGTGGTCTTCCTGCCTTTCAAGATCCTGCAAAAGAGGGAATAACATAAGCAACACAAAAATCATGAATGAGTTGAGTTATACTGCTGTTTGAAAATTCAAATGTTAAATTAAATTGATCGAGAGAATCACCTTCAAAGACGTCATTAAGGATATGAGCTTCTGTACCACAGAATCAGCACCCTCCTTGTTGATTCGGTTTCGTATATGATCTAACTGTTCCAAAACATTTGTCTTCCTGTGTTTCTGCAGTACAATATAAGAAGCAAAATAATAGCAAAGATGAATAAACACATGCAGAACATAGATGTCTATATTTAACACACAATCTAGGGGAAAAATGGAAGTGGATTATTGATCATCAATTTCTATAAACCTTAACCAGCGTAGAAAACTAACAATCAAGTAAGATTACAGAAAAGCGGTGGGGGCACTCATAGAGGAACCCAGTTCACGTTTAAAATCACAGCCATCTCACCAACCAGTTCATCCAAGTTTTCAGTCAATGTCTTTATGGAAATTTCTGCTTTCTCTAACTCCTTGTCGAGCCCCCACAGTGACTGTTCATCCCCTTGAACAACATGTTCAGAGTGAACCTAGGGTTAAAACATGTTCAGAGTGAACATAGGATACCAAAAGTAAGCACCGTGTTAAAACATATGATAGCACAAGATAAATGCAAAGCAATATAGCAAGGCATACTAAAAACTCAGAATAACTGAAACAGCATGCTGAACCGCTAGCTTACATctcgttttaatttttaaaaataaaaaataaaaaaaggtagaTATAACCAACCCTTTCATCAACCAGTGTTATCAGGGTGAGTTATTGACATTTGATTTGGCCTATTATGTTTTTCAAGATCACATTCACATCATAAATCCAAAATACTAAAAGAGCGTTAATATTAGGATGCGTTATTAGCCAATTGTCTATTATGATAGGTGTTATACTGGTCACAACACATGGTTAATTGATTTTCTTGTATCAGTTTGCTGGTTAGCTATTCCAAAGCAAACACACTCTGTATGTTCTTCTTTACCTTCAAATCAATTCATGTTTCTCTGTTTCTTTTCTCATCAATCACAAAATTAAGTCAATACTCGATATATGTCCAAGTTCCAACAACCTCATCTTTAAGCCTTTCACCACCTTATGAGATACACGAAAGGCAATagtcatagtttatttttctcagcTGAATCTTGACGTCCCCAAAGGCTTTTTCTAATGCAGATTGTGCAATTGCCTGGGTACTAGGAGGTCTATGACTAGCTAAGCACCATCTCTTCCTTGTCCCCCTGTTGAAGCTGAATATTGGGCTTTGGCAACTATGGTGAATGAAGTTTATTGGCCGATAAATTTGCGGAAGAATCATGGTGTTGATGTTGGTTTAACTTATGGTCTTTTGTGATAACCAGACAGCCACTCACCTCTCAACCAACTTTACATTTCAGGAATGCTCCAAGCATGTGGAGATTGATAACCATTCCATCCAGAATGGTTGCTTATATGTTGCACAAAGCTAATTCAAGTCAAGTGTCATTATCAACAGGCAAATTCACTCACTACACCAGTGACAGATGCACAGTTCCATGGTCTCATTCTTCAGTTGGGTGCTCTCAATATCTGTGATCCAACTTGAGAAGTATTAGGATAAGTTATTGTCATATTCTGTCATGGTAATCAATAGCTGTTAAGTCAGTTACACCAGATGGTTAGTTAGCTTCCATCAGTTTGGTTATCGGCTTTTCCTGCGAATAcactatatattattcatttatatCAAATGGGTAAAATATACATTTTGTTCTTGAAGTTTGCCAACAGTTTCAAAAAgatccctaaattttattttgttccaattttgtctcaaaagttttttatttatatcaaatataccATTAGCAGgaaatttttcaagaaacttaGGACCAATTCAGCAACAACTTCACAAGTTCCACACAAATTCAGATTAGCATATAAGAACAGAAATGTTTCTTAAAACTAAAAAGCCTGTTTATTTTATcacttttaatttcaaaaaacaaaaaattaatttctatgcACTTAAACCCAATTAAATTGTATAAAAGTTTCAAATCAACATAGAAAACTACATACTACAGTAACAATCTATCATAATTTCTGACTTGTAGTTTTTTTCTGGTTGAGAGTGAACAACCTTTTTATACTATAAGTGCATAGTAACTAATCTCTTAAACAAAtacatacaaaaaatttaaatacttcATTAATTTAAATAACTGAAGgaagaaactttttttttttaaagtccaATTATAACAAAGAGTGGAATCCGAAGTCCAAACATGCTATAAATAGTAAAAATCTTATAACCATACCTCACCAGGTTCTTGTGTTGATCGAACACGTAGCGTAAGCCATTGCACTACAGGGAGAATAGCTTCAGTATCAAGATCTCGAACATGAGAGGATCGAAGATAGTGCGGGCATCCTACTGATCTCAGAGCTTCCTCAATGAACTCTGCATTGTCACCACCTCTGGAATACGAGACAATCAATAATCACTGTTACTAGGAACAATTCACAAAATTGAAATGTAAGAGCGCAcgaatcaaaagaaaaatgacaCAAATAAATACAGAGGGAGTTAGTGAGATTGAATTTGAACGCCAAAAGATGAAACCCTAAGCAGTTGCAAGGTTTGATAGAGATACTCGCGTTATGGTGGAATAAGAGGCGTCCAGGGAGGCGAAGCACCAGGAAAGGCCGTGGGCGATTTTGTGAAACGGCGTCGAGTCGGAGTTTACGGCTTCAACGTAACCGGCGGAGAAAAAGAGATCTAGAATCTGGTGAAGAGTGGAGGAGTCTTCGTTGTCTTCCATGCTGCTTCGTTCGACTCTCGCGGGAGCGCTAATGAATGACGGAGTGACTGTTCTTGTCTTGAAGTAGTAAGTAGtaacaagaagtaaatgacaattttattattattattattattattattattattattattattattattattattattattattattattattattttactaatgTATGTGCTcctcaaaattttcaaataaaatttttttataaaaaaaatataaaatttatttttttaattattttattagttccatctaattttaacaaaaataaatgtcatgagagtgaggaaaaaataaaaaagaattctaAACTATAATAATGAGGTATAggagaagtaaaaataaaagatcTAAAAGTAATtccattaaaaacaaaagaattaaaaagtaATTCAATTAAATAAGTAGAACAAATTGTGTCAAATACCTACTTACGCTAAAGAATAATGTTACATGTTAAAATCTTTTTGTTAACTAAGTCCAATCAAGTTGgtctaacataataaaaatcaattataattaatattattctaagttttattatttaacttggtTAAACTTTATTCATAAAAAAGTTTAGATGTGTAGCATTACTCTATTAAAAAGTTAGAAGATTAATAATGCATTAGAACACTACCTTCAGCtttgttttaatatattataaatagataaatagatgATAGTGAATTTTATCGGAATAAATTGcattacaaatttaatatttttactcatcataTAATACTTGTAGAATgattaagaacaaaattaaaaaataaattaaataattatctgtcattaaaaaattaaaattattaaaaaaaattaaattttaattaattaaatattaaaaaaatgtaatataCTAGAGACAAAATTGagtaatttatactttattttatatatatatatatatatatatatatatatatatatatcatatttttttttctaaaatttatatattagtcATTctataaatatgaataaaaattttaaattcataataCAATTCATTCTATTAAAATTCACTATCATATTATTTGATATGAAATTTTTTCTaagaataatatattatttttgttctcaatatttttatcctatttaagttcttaatattttaaaatcatgTTAATTTTGTCTCACCGACAATTTTATTAACGGATCACTAACAACGAAAACAAcattaaaatcattttaaaatgtcaaaaacttaaatagaacgaaGACAACTTTAGAACTTATCctaaacatttaattttttacGCTTTATAAtatcattctacacattttttattatatatttatataaatttataaaataaaaaaattaatttattaaaataaaagtgaCAATATCcatttttaatactaaaatagaacattttaaaaacttctactaataatattttaatatatacttttaaaatatatgttaattaaattCTACTAATATTTAGATTAAATCCTAATTCAAAACGTTCTATTTTTGTCTCATACATTTTGTTTCgctctattttaattaatttttttcccttCCAAAAATACCAGtaggaaaataaaaaattgatagttTTATACCCCAAGGAAATGAACTGTATGAGGCTTCAACAAAATTTTCTTAATTTCCTAGCTGCATTGACACTATCACACTAACAttaggaaaataaaaaggaaggcAAAAGGTACAGAAGAAAACAACTAGTCCATGTTACAATAGTACAAGTCTCCAAAGGAAAAGATACAACAGGGAAGACAAACAATATTACAAAGGTTAGTTTTGCTAAAAGTACAAAGACAAATAAACTAAAACGTGTAAACCTACTGTGTTGCCTGTATTGTTACAGGTCACTTCCAGAGCTTGATGAACTTGTCATGACTCGCCGAAGCAACCAAACCATTTACAGTCGAACCGGCGAGGGAGGCGATCAGACCTTCGTGAGCTGTCAGAGTCATCGTCTTGTTCTCCGTCATGTTCCACAGCTCCAATGACTGCAGTCAAAGTTCATAAAGTGTAAGAACTCGAAACTACATCGGTTGTTTgcttttgcattttcattttctgtttccaTTTTCAGTATTTTCTATTTTCAGAATTTTGattgaagaaaaaagaagaaatagtgAAAACGATAAAATTCTGTTGtctgttttctctttttcattcacaaaattgtgaaaataaaaaatactgaaaataaaaatagaaaatgaaaacacaaaaccaaacacaccctaaatTTTTAAGTACAGAATTTGCTTAACTTTGCTTAACTTTTTCCcaaaattacccttttattaAAGGGTAATTATGTCAATAAAATACATCACGAGAGGATAGTTTTGGAAGAAAAGTTAGATGGCAGCTTTATTTTTGGCACCATTTGATAACTTCAGGGACTTGAATTGCAAATTTTGGAAGTTTAGGAGGGCAATGGTTTAGATTTTTCAATCATCAGTGCAACCTTTCTTACCAAGCATGATTTTCGACCAAACATCGGCTTTGTTAATTGTGTATGGAAAGATCACCACAGCTAAATTCACCACTATCAAAGGGAAAGAAATTGGACAAGGACATATATAAGGAAAGTAGACTTGCCTGGTAACAGCCAATGACGAGCAACGACGGATAAGACGGGTGGAAGACACATGATTGAAACTTACTGCCATTACTGCTAAGATCATGAACACATTCCCCTTCACTCCCGGTTCCTAGAGTCCAAACCCGGACCGAGTCCTCACTCACAGATGCCAGCAACTCCCCGGAAGGGTCCCAACACACGGAATGTATCGGCTTCGTATGGCCCTACAATCACAGCACAACATGCCAACAAAGAAACGTTAGTCCCAATATTTGTTTCCCAACTAGAAACAACTATAGACTTCAAAAAATTCTTCTGCTATTTCCAAGGCTTGAACCCAAAACTTGTTAGTTAAGTTAGAAACAACAactaattctattattattacttttacaATACACTAgtaatactaattataataaacatgAAATCGAACCTTTAATGAATATCGGCATCCTTGTGTCTCCACATCAAGTATAGAAACAACATTCTCTGCAGCTGCAGCCAGGTACCTCCCTAGACGTGGTTGAAATCTCATCTGGGCGGTGCCACCCTGATCAATCGACGAGAGAATTGCCAGTTAACACATTAAAGTGAATACATCATCACTTTAATAAACAACAAAACTAAACAGTgattaaaaagaaaagtaaataaagGTAGCCTACTGCTACATGCTtcataggaaaaaaaaaaggataactgAGGACTAGGATTCTACCTTGAAGACTCTTGCACAACTTCCATTATTTATGCTCCAATATCGTATCTCGCCGTCACCATCACAAGAGCAGATAAGATCCTCTTTATTTGGATGGAAATCTAGGGACATTACAGATGCTGAATGTCCTGTAAAGGTGCGAAGCGAATAACCAGGCTGCATGGTAATTTTATTTATACATTCAGTTAAAACAGAATACCAACTAGGTAAAAACACAATTGAGTCGAATccagaaaaaaacaaagaaacagaCAATCTACACAGAATGACTGGATCATATTTTTCCAAaccatatataaataaaaaccttagataatgtcCAGCAAATAGAAAATTATCCATATAATATCATTGACctctaattaattaaaattcaaggTAGAATGCAAGCTCcatgtatatatatagtaaagCATATCTAGGAACTCCTATATCAAGAAACAAAGCTGAAAAACATAACCATATCTTGAagcataatatatttaaaatgtaaAGCTCCAAAAGCTAAGAGTTGTTTCAAATTTATTCTCCTCGCTTATAATTTATACTtgcaaataaaagaaacataatGATAAGTTTTATCATCTCAGTTTGTCAGTACTTAGTTAGCAATTTATCTTTGTGATAAAAAAAACTCCAAACCCTTTTTAATCTTCAGAAACAACTTTTGACAAcattttggtgtgcaacatttTTCAGCACAGAAAATAATTAAACCCTTCAGAATCCATAGAAACAATTTCGCACAAAATGGCATATCATTAGAGTCAAAAGAGAAAGAATCAACTAACATTATCAATGTCCCAAACCCTGACAGTTTTGTCAAATGAAGATGTTGCTAAACGAGGCATGCTTGGACTAAAACGAACATCAGTGATCATAGACGAATGCTCTTCAAGAACGGCCTTCTGCTTCAAGGTATCCGTGTGCCATAAAACAGCCTGCACAGAAAAATAATTGGGAGGAAAGTGTTAAATTTTTCCATGTCTAAACAGTGTAAACTAAACATAGTTCACGATTTTGTTTTCCAACTTCCTTTTTAGCAGAAAAAATTAACAAGCTGGCAACTAATCTAACATGTTGGTTAACAGAGAGAATAATGATTTACAACTAACCTTCTTGTCGTGCCCACCGCTTGCAAGTAATTTCCCATCAGATGAAAAATGACAACATACAACTTTGCTTGTGCTAGCACGTACAGAATTTACATCAGAAAACGTGAAGCCTGAAAATTAAATGAATTTCTTGAACTTAGCTTCTAAAATTTGAGTCAGAACCTCTTAAGAAGTCAAGGAATTGAAGAGCAATATTGCAGATCTACATATAAGATAAGGTGCACTGGTTATTAAGTTATCCTTAATTGATGTGCAGATTGGTAATCTTGTACATCATAATTTATCATTAACTTaatgaattatttattaaaataaaagaatggAAACTTTTGCAACAGTGTAATAGAAAATTAGACTTTAGACTTTGACTGACACGTGATAAATTCTCTTGAAAGGATGATATTCTCCTATGAACAATTAAAACTGGTGTTTACTGCACCTTTGCTTACATCCATACAACGACCGACCGTATCTCTAGGATCCGTATCATCATGGGATAAAAAAGACTCAACATTTTCATCAAGAGATCCGTCCTCCACAAAGCGATCCACATCAGCCTACAATTCAAGATTATTATCATCGTGCGGCCAAAATGGAAAGCTAATGAGTCATAATGCAAGGAACTTTTCATTCCTTCCATCAGTTACATTGCAAAGAAGAGCCACTCACCAATTGGTTTGAAGGTGATGTAAGAGTCCCGGTGCCGTCAGTGCTGAACATCATTAATGGCTTTGAAGAAGTAGTACCAGTCATAGATGGCATAGATATCACATCTCCGGGTGTATGAGTCGAGGGAGTCGAGGGTGCCGAACTTGGTGATGGACCTGTTGTATTAGCAGTTCCTGTACTATTGGCAGGACCTGAAGAAGATACAGgctgctttctctttctcccaATCTGGTTTTTCGAGGCCTTAGAGGCATTCACAAAATCATGTTAGGAACCAATTTCATTCATAATAAAACAGAGAGTCCGCCAACTTCATGGGCAATTTAAAAGCATGTAACTAACAACAGTTTTAGGCAACAATCTAGCATTGCTTGGATACGCATGCATATTGGCAACTATAAAAGGACTGACCTGATCATTTCCCCTAAATGAGTTCGACATGCTACCATCTGCAGTAACACTGCCACCACCTCCCCCTACTTTATCTTGCTGATGCATGTTATGGCTTGAAGTCTGAGATTGCTGATTTGAGAGAGCATGCTGTTGAAGTTGCTGCAGCTGTGAATTGCTGTTTGGCTGTTGCTGATGTTGCTGCTGCATTTGAGCCAATTTCAACTGTGCACAGAAAAACTCAGAATACTCGAATCACACAGCTTAAGGTAAATCTAAGAAATGATAAACTTTAACAGTTTAACAAATTAGGTAAGAACTACATTAAAAGTGGAAAGATAGTTTAGAGAACTAGAACCTTCATTAGCATATCTGTATCTCCACGAGGAAAAGGAGGGCCGCCACCTTGAAGTGGAGATCCAACATTTGGCACTACATCAACAGGATTTGAAAGACCATCCTTGTTTAGGCTCATACTCCTATTGTTCAACAGCATTCTGAGTCTTCTATTGTCATCACTGGCAGATGGAGATGCCAAGCCTTGCTGCGCAAGCATTATCTGTTGCTGATGCTGTGGTGTCAACATTTGAAGTTGATGAAACGGCTGAGGAGCCTGCATGAAAGGCTTTTGTTGCTGGAGTAGACCAGAGCGGAGTTGCTCCAAACCCTGATTAAGGAAATGATTGGAAAACTTTACAAATTAGTTACTCAACAATTAATGGTTGCAAGAGAATTCATAGAAGTGGCCAGCATTTTATGCAGATGATAGAGTTTAGCTGTGAATGGTTAATAGACACAAAAAGAAGAGGGCAACTTTAATAATGATGGTATCAGGTTTGGGTAGTAACCATAGATTTATACCCTATAAGTGTTGATATAAGGTTAGGTGGGTACATTATCTCATGTTTGGCAAATAATACTACAGCACACCACAATTCTGAAGGTTGCATGATATGATATCATATTAAAGGGAGAAAAACAATATCCACAAGAAGAAGTAACATTCAgcaaaacaataataacaataaaataaatacaaaaagatTACTCACTGTGAGTGGCCATCCCTTCAAAGTCAAATTGTTACTACCTTGATTTGGTCCTGAGAGaagaaaatatttacataatttttttgtgCAAGGATAGTGAAAAAGACTGAATGCATGATTGGATGGACTAGATGGAAATCACATCAACTAGAGAATGGAAGAATACCAGGAATTCCCATCAATGATCCTTCAGCACCCGCAGCTCTAGGGTTCAGTACAGGATTAATCTCACTCTTTATATCCTGATTTCAAGTAGTTAGTCAGGGAAAAACAGCTAAggaaaaagtagtaataataataacaagtaATGAGATCACTCAATGAACAAAGACATACTGGAGTAGACCCTGCTAATTGCTGACTACGAGCTTGAACTTGTGGAGGCATGCCAGCCGCAGTAGCACCATGCAAAACTTGCCTGCAATCGAGCAATTTAGCACCAACAAAGTCAACACTTGTAGCTATACAAAATGCGAGATACCAAGAGACTTAAACACCAAATAACTCTCCATAATGAGCACAGGACTGACTTTAAATAAGCAATAAAATCATAgtttataaacaaaaataataacattaATAATCACCCTGAAGGCTGGCCAGTAGCAGCAGCTGACTTCAAAATTGAGGCATGATTAGGATCCAAAATTTGACCCATGTTCTCGCCACCGAATCTTTGCTGTACAAAATaccaaaagaaagaaatgaatATATGGCTCATAAGTTTATAGAACAGCAGATGCATCATCCTATAGTTAGATTTTGAGAACATCAACTACCTTCATTGCTGCTTCATCCAAAGAATCTCTCTTTAGCCTCTCCTCATACATCTTTGTTGCTAGTGCATTGGCAGTTCCCGGGTTCCCAACTAACCCATTCGTATTGCCGTTTATGAGATTAGCCCTGTCCCTACCTTGCTGTTGTTGTGGCGgtggttgctgctgctgctgcggtTGTGGTTGTGGGGGCTGCTGTTGTTGTGGTTGTTGcggctgctgctgctgttgttgttgttgttgttgctgctgctgctgctgctgttgctgctgctgctgctgctggacATGCCGCTGCAATAGGAGCTGCTGCATCTGCAtgtgttgctgctgctgctgctgttgttgaTGCTGCGACTGCTGCGGTTGCGGCTGCTGTGGTTGCTGCTGCTGTTGCTCCCTGGCCTTCATTAGTTGTGTCTGAAAATGGAGTTCCATAAAGTGTAACTTCAACTGATCCCTCAAATTTATCATCTAAACTAGTTATAGATACCTAAACTAGTTTCCCAAAGTGAAGTTTCGCTTAGGTTCTTATTACTTGAATAAAAACAATATAACCTATAGTGTTTATAGTTTAATAAAGCAGTCTTATGTTTACTCTTCTACCTGTTTAGCAGCAACTAAGTAGCTACCACTCACAAACTTGAGACCCGAAAATTGACCGTGCAACATTGGAGAAAGATGTGTAGATAAAGGGAATGTAAGTACTCATCACATGGAGAAATAACCTTAAGCAAGCCAAGCAAGTGAATTTGTTAGAGGTTAACCCACCTCATAGCTCAAAAGGAGCATGAGTACCCTATGAATCAACTTCTAAAATTTTTTCGGCTCACAAGGTTTGTGCTAAATCAGCATTCAAGGTTGCATTCTCACCAAGTCTACATCCCAGAATACTGTTTTCTTACGAAGTTTGATGGCGACAAAAACCACTCATAATTGCATTACACGTTCAGTACAATGAAACTCACAGGCTCAAACAAGACCTTATAAATGTTGAATCATACTGCTGGTCACAACCTAAAAGTAAAGATTAAACATTCTTAAGAATATTATTTAGCAGGAGTTTATTCTAAAGAAATATCCTAATTATAAGGTTATAAgctaaagagaaaacaaaaagcatgGAACAGctaaccaa
This region of Arachis hypogaea cultivar Tifrunner chromosome 8, arahy.Tifrunner.gnm2.J5K5, whole genome shotgun sequence genomic DNA includes:
- the LOC112707840 gene encoding uncharacterized protein isoform X1 — encoded protein: MEDNEDSSTLHQILDLFFSAGYVEAVNSDSTPFHKIAHGLSWCFASLDASYSTITGGDNAEFIEEALRSVGCPHYLRSSHVRDLDTEAILPVVQWLTLRVRSTQEPGEVHSEHVVQGDEQSLWGLDKELEKAEISIKTLTENLDELKHRKTNVLEQLDHIRNRINKEGADSVVQKLISLMTSLKDLERQEDHFQSNCDSEHSELLAEINELEAKITNDCDSKSLSDGLHHSISELHEKVHLEKKQLAARLRDILAMRRQIDDLPCQSEINQYERRLSELYAQIQGKHRQTRKYYATYNALLEIKELMLKETSLLNSIISQFQEAFSSMDGRAKLVHSMEGIVKGSQQKLDKVQLGLEEEERVRNDIKNRYAAAVGEQKRCYSLLKAFQVECAKNERFRSQSWE
- the LOC112707840 gene encoding uncharacterized protein isoform X2, translating into MEDNEDSSTLHQILDLFFSAGYVEAVNSDSTPFHKIAHGLSWCFASLDASYSTITGGDNAEFIEEALRSVGCPHYLRSSHVRDLDTEAILPVVQWLTLRVRSTQEPGEKHRKTNVLEQLDHIRNRINKEGADSVVQKLISLMTSLKDLERQEDHFQSNCDSEHSELLAEINELEAKITNDCDSKSLSDGLHHSISELHEKVHLEKKQLAARLRDILAMRRQIDDLPCQSEINQYERRLSELYAQIQGKHRQTRKYYATYNALLEIKELMLKETSLLNSIISQFQEAFSSMDGRAKLVHSMEGIVKGSQQKLDKVQLGLEEEERVRNDIKNRYAAAVGEQKRCYSLLKAFQVECAKNERFRSQSWE